CAAGCGCACATCGAGCGTGGCCGACGGGCTGAAGTCCGACGTCGATCCACCGGTCGCGGTTTCTACGCTCGGCGCCGAGGCAAGAATTTGTTGGGCCGCCGAAGCGATGTAAGAGCCGGAGTTGCGCTTCGTGACAACCAGGCCTTCGTTTTGCAATTGCCCGATCGCTTCTCGCACGGCAGGCCGACCAACGCCAAAAAGCGTGGCAAGTTCGCGCTCCGACGGCAGCCGGGCATCCGGCAGAAAGCGGCCGCTTCGGATTTCGGCGCGGATCTTCTCCGACACCTGTTCGTAAATCTGCAGTGGCCGAAAGCGGCCTTCAAGCTCAAAGCGAGCGGATGCCATGGCGGATTCTCAGTGCGCGGCGACGTGGTTCTTAAATATACCACTTTCGCGGAAACCTCCTCCAACGACTCAGGATTAACCATAGAATCGGCGGATATTGGCTTGCCATTCAGCCACCAGTGGTATAGATTCGTTCCACACTGATTTCAGGAAATTGGGCGAACCGGAGCCGGAAAACGACCTGGCCAACGGCACCCGCTTTTTGATATCCGAACCACTTCAGGACAACGAAACTCGTTTTCTTCAGAAGCGTAGGCTATGCAGCGTGGGACCTGGCGGCATGCCGGCTCGCTCGCTATGCCCTGCGCCAAACGTCGTTCGTGATGGCGCTGCGCCGTCACAGCGGCCGGTCAAGTTCGCTTTCGCCTGCAAGTCCAACAAATCTGGAGACATCATGCGCCGCATCGCTACAACCCTGGCCGCCCTGACGGCCGCCGGCTCCTGCCTCATCGCCCATGCTCAAACTGTCGTCACCATCGGCCACTCATCGCCGCTTACGGGCCCGCAGGCGCCGAACGGCAAGGACAACGAGAATGGCGCGCGCCTCGCCATCGACGAACTGAACAAGAGCGGCGTGACGGTCGATGGCAAGAAGGTGACGTTCAAACTGGATTCGGAAGACGACCAGGCGGACCCGAAGGTCGGGGTGCAGGTCGCTCAAAAGCTTGTCGACAGCGGCGTGGTTGCCGTCATGGGCCCGTACAACTCCGGCGTGGCGATTCCGGCATCGCGTGTCTATAACGCCGCCGGCGTTCCGATTCTGCCGGTCGCCTCGAACCCCGCGCTGACGAAACAAGGCTTCAAGACCATCTTCCGGATCGGCGCAAGCGATGAGCAGCTGGGCGGGACGATGGGCCAGTTCGCTGCGAAGACCTTGAAGGCGAAGACCGCAGCGGTCATCGACGATCGCACCGCGTATGGGCAAGGTGTGGCGGAGCAGTTCGTGAAAGAGGCGAAAGCCAACGGCATCCAGATTGTCGACCAGGAGTTCACCAACTCGGCGGCGACTGACTTCCTCGGCATTCTCACCACCATCAAGGCGAAGAATCCGGACGTCATCTTCTTTGGCGGATACGCGGCTCAGGGTGCGCCGATGGCCAAGCAGATGCGCGCGCGCGGACTGCGTGCGAAGTTGCTGGGTGGCGATGGCATCTGCTCGGCCGATATGGGCAAGGTTGCGGGTGAAGCCGCGTCTATCGTGTATTGCGCGCAGGGTGGCGTCGCGCTGGACAAGACTGCGGCCGGCCGCGACTTCCTGAAGAAGTACAAGGACACCTACCACACGGATACGCAGGTCTATGCCGTCAACTACTACGACGGCGTAAAACTGCTCGCCGATGCGATGGTCAAGGCTGGAACCACCACTGACAAGGCAAAGCTTGTCGCCCAATTGGCGAAGACCAACTATAAGGGCGTCGCAGGCACTTATTCCTTCGATGCAAACGGCGATCTCTTAGGCGCGCCTACGACCGTCTACATCATCAAGGACGGCCTGCCGGTGCCGTACGGTCAGTGACTCAATAGCGTAAAAACATCATGAAAACGACTCGTACCATTTCGACCGTCGAGGTCCATACCGGCGGCGAAGCCTTCCGTATCGTCACGAGCGGATTGCCTCGCCTCCCCGGCGACACGATTGTGAAGCGCCGCGCGTGGCTAAAGGAAAACGCCGACGAAATCCGTACCGCCTTGATGTTCGAACCGCGTGGTCACGCCGACATGTACGGCGGCTATCTGACCGAACCGGTTAGCACAACTGCCGACTTCGGCATCATCTTCCTTCACAACGAGGGCTATAGCGACCACTGCGGACACGGCGTTATCGCGCTCGCCACCGCAGCGGTCGAACTTGGCTGGGTTCAACGCCAGGTGCCGGAAACGCGTGTTGGCATCGACGCGCCCTGTGGCTTCATCGAAGCGTTCGTTCAGTGGGATGGCGAACACGCCGGCAACGTGCGATTCGTGAACGTCCCGTCGTTCATCTGGAAGCGCGACGTAACTGTCGAGACGCCGACCTTTGGCACGGTGAAGGGCGATATTGCTTTCGGCGGCGCGTTCTACTTCTATGCCGACGGTCAGCCGCACGGGCTCGCCGTGCGCGAGTCGTCGGTCGAGGAACTCATTCGGTTCGGCGCCGAGGTAAAGGAAGCCGCGAACAAGGCGTACCCCGTCGAGCATCCCGAGATCCCGGAAATCAATCATATTTACGGAACCATCATTGCCAACGCACCGCGACACGAAGGTTCGACGCAAGCCAATTGCTGCGTCTTCGCTGACCGCGAAGTGGACCGCTCACCGACCGGCTCCGGCACCGG
The nucleotide sequence above comes from Paraburkholderia flagellata. Encoded proteins:
- the lhpH gene encoding trans-3-hydroxy-L-proline dehydratase; its protein translation is MKTTRTISTVEVHTGGEAFRIVTSGLPRLPGDTIVKRRAWLKENADEIRTALMFEPRGHADMYGGYLTEPVSTTADFGIIFLHNEGYSDHCGHGVIALATAAVELGWVQRQVPETRVGIDAPCGFIEAFVQWDGEHAGNVRFVNVPSFIWKRDVTVETPTFGTVKGDIAFGGAFYFYADGQPHGLAVRESSVEELIRFGAEVKEAANKAYPVEHPEIPEINHIYGTIIANAPRHEGSTQANCCVFADREVDRSPTGSGTGGRVAQLYLRGELGKDETLVNESIIGTVFKGRVLSETTVGDFKAVIPEVEGNAFVCGFATWIVDERDPLTYGFLVR
- a CDS encoding branched-chain amino acid ABC transporter substrate-binding protein — its product is MRRIATTLAALTAAGSCLIAHAQTVVTIGHSSPLTGPQAPNGKDNENGARLAIDELNKSGVTVDGKKVTFKLDSEDDQADPKVGVQVAQKLVDSGVVAVMGPYNSGVAIPASRVYNAAGVPILPVASNPALTKQGFKTIFRIGASDEQLGGTMGQFAAKTLKAKTAAVIDDRTAYGQGVAEQFVKEAKANGIQIVDQEFTNSAATDFLGILTTIKAKNPDVIFFGGYAAQGAPMAKQMRARGLRAKLLGGDGICSADMGKVAGEAASIVYCAQGGVALDKTAAGRDFLKKYKDTYHTDTQVYAVNYYDGVKLLADAMVKAGTTTDKAKLVAQLAKTNYKGVAGTYSFDANGDLLGAPTTVYIIKDGLPVPYGQ